From the genome of Impatiens glandulifera chromosome 9, dImpGla2.1, whole genome shotgun sequence, one region includes:
- the LOC124916734 gene encoding glyoxysomal processing protease, glyoxysomal isoform X5: MTVTRNIIVGYLHKFYHCEIDTNGAMCDMKVDVPASSVVVESLIQASSGSERSWEVGWSLAKYNDGSQPFVEGHRDILAAELSNSSYLASSTMRLALLIVPHYSFKALPNLKMSPSYKQGDLILTVGSPFGILSPTHFFNSVSMGSIANCYPSDSVKSSLLMADIRCLPGMEGSPVFGGEAQLIGMLTRPLRQKSNGAEIQLVIPWEAIATACSDLLLQEEPEKAYNGSSFDDGHLKNCLPEEESSSVIKKAVTSVCLLTIDDGVWASGILLNKQGLILTNAHFLEPWRFQRSTVQSDTNEDILFTSSSNNQPLRKDFSAGKKPIGRRFGLNMMSYRRNIRVRLDHEDPSIWFDARMVYVSKGPLDVALLQLEFVPDRLNPIVVDFTCPSPGSKVFVVGHGLFGPRCDSLPSVGVGVVAKVVEAKRTLTSQTGLQVNKRESFPAMLETTAAVHPGGSGGAVLNSDGHMIGLVTSNARHGGGTVIPHLNFSIPCAALELIFKFSKAATDMQDMSLLEEMDRADEHLSSVWALVPPSPKPKTTLQGDIGQDGKGSRFAKFIADTKEGQAGKLGQFAKLARISTEFAPSKL, from the exons ATGACAGTAACGAGAAACATCATTGTTGGATATCTGCACAAGTTCTATCATTG TGAGATTGATACCAATGGTGCAATGTGTGATATGAAGGTTGATGTTCCTGCATCTTCTGTTGTTGTCGAATCGCTTATTCAAGCTTCTTCAGGATCAGAACGTAGCTGGGAAGTTGGTTGGTCATTGGCCAAATACAACGATGGTTCCCAACCTTTT GTTGAGGGACATAGGGATATATTGGCCGCAGAATTAAGCAATTCAAGTTACTTGGCCAGTTCAACAATGAGACTTGCCCTTCTTATTGTTCCCCATTACAGTTTCAAG GCTTTACCGAACCTGAAAATGTCACCCTCCTACAAGCAAGGTGACCTCATTCTCACTGTGGGATCTCCTTTTGGCATTTTGTCCCCAACCCACTTTTTTAACAG TGTATCTATGGGTTCTATTGCCAACTGCTACCCTTCTGATTCAGTGAAGAGTTCATTGTTGATGGCTGATATCCGTTGTCTTCCTG GAATGGAAGGTAGTCCAGTTTTTGGGGGAGAGGCGCAACTAATTGGCATGCTGACAAGGCCATTAAGACAAAAGAGTAATGGTGCTGAAATACAG CTGGTGATTCCATGGGAAGCCATTGCAACTGCTTGCAGTGACTTACTACTGCAGGAGGAGCCTGAAAAGGCATACAATGGATCTTCTTTCGATGATGGACATCTAAAGAATTGTTTGCCAGAGGAGGAGTCTTCATCGGTTATCAAGAAGGCAGTGACTTCTGTTTGTCTTCTGACCATTGACGATGGAGTTTGGGCTTCTGGCATTTTGCTAAACAAACAAGGTCTAATCCTTACCAACGCTCACTTTTTGGAGCCTTGGAGGTTTCAGAGATCAACTGTACAGAGTGATACGAATGAAGATATTCTTTTCACGTCGTCGTCAAATAATCAGCCTTTGCGGAAAGATTTTTCAGCAGGTAAAAAACCCATTGGTCGTAGATTCGGGTTGAACATGATGAGCTATAGAAGAAACATTCGTGTCCGTTTGGATCATGAAGATCCTTCGATATGGTTTGATGCTAGGATGGTGTATGTATCCAAGGGACCCTTGGATGTTGCTCTTTTGCAGCTTGAGTTTGTGCCAGACCGACTTAACCCCATTGTTGTCGACTTCACTTGTCCATCCCCAGGCTCAAAGGTGTTTGTTGTTGGACATGGATTATTTGGACCAAGATGTG ATTCCCTTCCTTCTGTGGGTGTGGGGGTTGTTGCTAAGGTTGTTGAAGCAAAGCGGACTTTAACTAGTCAAACGGGCTTGCAAGTTAATAAACGGGAAAGTTTCCCAGCTATGCTTGAAACAACTGCAGCTGTTCATCCTGGTGGCAGTGGAGGTGCGGTTTTAAACTCAGATGGTCATATGATTGGGCTGGTCACGAG TAACGCTAGGCATGGTGGAGGAACGGTGATACCACATCTCAACTTCAGCATTCCGTGTGCAGCTCTTGAGCTAATCTTCAAGTTCTCAAAAG CAGCAACAGATATGCAGGACATGTCACTGCTGGAAGAGATGGACAGGGCGGACGAACACCTTTCTTCTGTCTGGGCATTGGTTCCGCCTTCTCCCAAGCCAAAGACAACTTTACAAGGTGATATTGGACAAGACGGTAAGGGTTCTCGTTTTGCCAAGTTCATAGCAGACACAAAAGAAGGTCAAGCTGGGAAACTGGGCCAATTCGCCAAGCTGGCTAGGATTTCTACAGAGTTCGCCCCAAGCAAATTGTAA